The sequence GTTCATTACAGATCCAGGTGTACAAAATACATTATCAACACATTAACAATatgtactgtttaaaaaaataccttTGTCACAAACATTTATGTTTCTGATGTTACCAATGTTATCAGTACTTTTGTATGacattttataataatgttttttagcTTTGTTAAACTGCTAGCTTGGGTTGTGGATTAAAATAAAAGCACTCAAGAAGCTGGGTCTATACTACCatcaatttatttctaatttcatGTATCAGGCAGCATATCATTCCTATGTGTCACTTgtgttatataatttaattatgtaCATGAGGTTTTTAAAATGATCCCACATATATATAAagcgctgaaaaaaaaaaacacttaaaagagaccaccaagctgaactgcttgaatttttgcaccaggagtggaataaagttatccaaaagcagtgtgtaagactggtgaaggagaatatgccaagatggacgaaaattgtgattaaaaaccagggttatcccaccaaatattgatttctgaactctttcaacttattgaatatgaacttgtttttttttgcattatttgaggtctgaaagctcttttttgttattttagccattttctgcaaataaatgctataaatgacaaattttttatttggaatttgagagaaatgttgtccatagtttatagaataaaacaacaatgttcattttactcaaacataaacctataattagcaaaatcagaaacactgattcagaaactgaagtggtctctttttttttcagagctgtatatgaaaatgTTCAGAATAAATGATCAGTTCAAATCAAATATCTACTTGAATTTCCATTCCAAACGAAGAATTACCCAATAAAACCTTGTTTCCAGCATCTTtgttaatgttatattaaataataccCACTATTCAGgtggtatatacagtatgtactgtGTTTACAATTCAGTTTGTGAATGTTCAGTGCTCATAACGgagtaataaatacaaaataaatcattAGCATACAAAATATGACTTATCTGAAAAAATCTACTTGCTTTTGGAAAAAAGAATGACACATTCAAGAAATAAAGGGCAGGTTTCTGGCTATACTTTAGTGGTTAAGCTCTCTGGAGTGCTCCTCGCCACACCTTCACCATCTCTTAAGTCCTGTTCTTCACACAAGCTTTTTCTGCGGCAACATGGCTTGAAGCCCTGGAAAGTGGGGCAGATGGGCAGATAGCGCAGGCAGCCCAGCCGCCTCACCAGCCCCATGCCAACAGGGAAGTTATATGTGTTCGAGGTCACACCTCCTATATCAGAGGAGCTGTCAGCTTTCCATTCTATGAGACCACGCTCCTTAGCTGTGCCTgtaggagaacacacacacacacacaaatatatatatatatatattaatttatccaaaagcagtgtgtaagactgatggaagagaacatgccaagatgcatgaaaacttattattgcaccaaatattgatttctgaactcttaaaactttgtaatatgaacttgttttctttgcattatttgaggtctgaaagctctgcatcttttttgtaattttagccatttcgcattttctgcaaataaatgctcaaaatgagaatatttttatttgtaatttgggagaaatgttgtttgtagtttatacaataaaacaacaatgatcattttatctaaaaatatacatataaataacaaattagagaaactgattcagaaactgaagtgctctcctacttttttccagagctgtatgtacacatAATGCTAGAGTAGCCTAATGATTCATGGATTTTAATGTAACTATCAGGTTTAAAACTTTTCAGTGTAAAATGTTGTATCCTGTATTTACCTGGTATGGTGTTGTCCAGTATAAATCCCAAAAATCCTCCAACAAACATCTCTGTGGTCAAGAGAACTGTAAGGATTTGATCCAGCTCTGGGACACCTATTTCAATACATTACAATAAGATCAGTGTGTCACATAATGtgtggaaaacaataatgaataataatggcACTTTAACAATATACTTTGATTTTACTTGTTTGTAAATCAGTAAAATTCCTGTGCaggtatttttttttggtttctgttATGGAATGAAATGGAAACTGCCCACaactgtaatatattttagtAGAACTAGCAcactaaattttatttaaaaaaactaaaaacaaagaaaacattagatttatttgcaaaatatttcatttttatgcAGTTAAAGTATGAATTTACAgataattgaaattacgttactctctataaaagcttaaggctggtaaagtgaacaagtgcataaagttctttaaatgtcagggttttatatttatatagtttagCAGAATATATTTTAGTAGGACTAGAAGAAGAAAACATTAGATTTATTTgcaaatttttaaatttttatgcAGTTATAATATGCTTATAAGTTTTAGAATATGCTGataagtcaagtagtttttattgaCAATACTGCGTGTGTACAAGACATACAGAAAATTTAAATTAGGTTACTCTCtataaaagcttaaggctggtaaagtgaacaagtgcataaagttctttaaatgtcacagGTTTGTGGGGAATTAAAGTAGGTATGACAGTGCAGTACAAGCAGTAGTGCAGGGAtggagtgtgtgagtgcattAGCTCTTGAAAAGGGCGGGGGGctgaggtcaggatgctgagtgagtgtgtgctgggggcaggatggGGACAACAAACAAGATATCCTAAGATATTAGTTAAACCAAACCACAGACAGACCTGTCTTAATGCTGCCAGGATGAGTTTCCAGGTAATTTGGCAGCATAAGGCCGGAGAACATGGAGAACCCCAGAACGAACAGGTTCCTTGAAGAGTTCAGATCCACACTCTGCAGGTTGGACAAACCCACAGCTGTGATCATACCTGTTTAAAACAAGCAGCTTAAGAGATTTAACTACATTTTATCTGTTATCAATTTCACTGATATATAATCACAATCCACATGTGGAAATTAAGTGAATTTTATACCTGCAGGTTAAATTTGACTCTGGTTCATTTTCACTCTTGGTGTGATttgtttgagcaggtgtgaatacagtaatcacacttTCATGTGAACCACAACGGACATACTGAGTAAGAGGAAGGGAACCCTGGGggagtttgcttgtggtgagaatatTATCCATATATAGTAAATACTATTTCTATGAAGAATGCCATCTCTGCTGTTGATCCACTAAATATTTACTAGTCTAGAACACATGGCTGCGTTCTGTATATACTTTCCTGCCCCAGACAGATGTGACCATTTAAATAAGTGGAGAGAAAAttttcacatggtttgttgtgatgcattttgtcGCTTTTGGAAATAAGTGTGAAAATAAACCCAACTAACTTTCAAAGTTTACAAATTCATTGACTGATTCAGAACAGAGCAAATAATATATAGGTGTCGTGTGCAAAAAAGCCTCAATCTTAAAGtgtaaataaacattataaatgaatCTCAATTAAGTACATTTAATACAAAAATCACTATCTAACAAGCGGCCCAATGAATTCATTCATCACTAATTCAAGAACTCCAAACTTAACCCCTGTCTAAAACCTGTAATTTAATTTAAGGCAAAGTATATCTTTACCAGTTACAGAATTTTAGtagtttcttttctttgttatcaaaaacaaaaaaattgtaaaactGAGATTTAAAATTGAAACCTATCATACTTCCTGGTTCTACACTGCCCCCCGCTGGACTAGCTCATCTGGATCATCTGAGAAAATAAGGGGAGCTTCTTACCAAACAATGTGCAGAACATTCCTCCAAGCACTGGATCTGGGAGGGAGGCAAACAGGGCTGTGAACTTGCCTATGGTCCCCAAGAGGAACATTATGAGAGCCCCATACTGCACCACACGTCTACTGCCCACCTGTTCAGGGATCCATGATTAGTGTATACGTTAATAGGTAAAATATTCTTTGTGGTCTATTTTCTTCCGGTTTCAGATAACATGTCCATGTGGGGCCTCTATTGGTAGCTCAACTGGGTCCCAGAAAGTGTCCAAGGGTTCATGTGTGTCCCACATATCGTTGTATctcattttttgttgatttttagcaTAATCtgaacagaaaaactgtcccagaatttcttgatgaacagaccaatagaaatacttcacaattacctgaaataaaccctttttacattgacatccattgaaagtttagaagggttttttttctctttcctgtaaagttgctgttctggagatacttgttttttattggacagggaCAATATGGATTTTAGTGATGGGCCCCATGATGGGATGAAGAGGGGCTAAGCAGAGGCTGAATCTGGCTTGTATTCTGCACATGGGGCCTATATGGGATTTATGTGTTATTAAAGTGTGCTGTAACGATGTGgctcaaaataacaacacaaataCAACCACACTTACAGCCCATAcacacctggaacccacctagtCCATGTTACGCCCACGTGAGCCCCGCATGAACATGTTGGCTGGGTTAGACTTAGCATACTGACCTGGGAGGACAAAGGCCAGCACATAATAGCTGAAAATAACCAAGATAATGCTAAAACTGAAGGGACTATGTGGTACCGGATACAGCTACAGTATATTATCTGTATACTACCTGCTCCACTCCTGTAAGACTTCGATAACATGTGATAACAGGAGCTAAGGTTAATATACAGCAAAATTTAGAATTCTTAGCACTTAAATGAGGGTTGCCAGTTATTACCGCTCACCTTGGTGATGCCAAGCACTCCAATATTAGGGCTAGAAGAAGTGGACCCATTGCCGGTCCCCAGCAGGCCTGCTATGATGCAGCACACGCCCTCTGTGAAGATCCCTCTTGAAGAGCCCAGTCAAATCCGGACGCAAGAAACAAGCACAAGTATTTACAGTCACACAATCCAGAGTAGTAAACAGCATTAAGACTCTCATGCCTGCGGTGCAGCTTTTCTCTGACCTGTTGATGGCATGAACCGGGGGCGGGGGGGCTCCGGAGAGACGGGCACAGGCGTAGTAATCTCCAATAGACTCCACTATGCCGGCTAGAGTGGCGCTGAACATTCCCAGCACGCCGGCTATCGTCACTGTGGGTAAGCCCCACTGACCTGAAGAGGACCGCATCCCAAGTGTTAGTGTCTGATTTCATTATCACCATCACCCTCCTGAGTGTGAAAGCTTGGTGTTAATGTAAATCTAACCTAATCACAGCTATTCCAGTTTAATAGCTTtgggcacaaaaaaatatatatatatattttcatctcATAATTtctgcatgattaaaaaaaattaaatgtaaatatgtgttgtgttttttttctgcttgtttaAATCAACAGTCCTTACGTTtttggatttggggatttagagacctctctggtgaaaatgtgtaattgcacagagcatgcagaagagtacctttaatgcaggttaatgtaaataaattactgtatgtaaaaaaaatgttatgttttggAGTACATTCTGTagtttattttgttcatttttgaaaATACTGTCAAAATACAGCAAGCAATTACATTCAACACACCTACCAGACCTCTCTgcattttagaatgaatatatttgttGCATGGATGGTTGTGTAAGGACACTGTTACcattatttagaatattatatattgacTCCTTccaactcaggaatactactgcttttaatttgaaagaaaaacacCTTAGAAACTGatactttaaatttaataaagcTAAAGTAGAGATCATTGGCCCTAAGCCACAAATGTACAGAGTGTCTGTCTTTGCTGTTTTCCTTACTGCAGTGTCTGTTAAACCAGCTCCTGAAATGGGCAACTTTGGTGAATTCCACTTTTGGAAGATTTTAGACTTTTTCAACATATTATTTTTGACTATTGATGCTTTTCTTCATCTTgtttcacagtaaaaaaaaaaaaaaaaaaggtaaaaacgtTCTTTTAATCACATGATATCATTGTCCTTCCTATCTTTTTTCGTGCTTGGTCACTCTTACTGGGTCTATATTGGTTAACTGCTATATTTACGCTGTTCTGCACAAAAAAATGTCTCTCTGTGTTTGCAATATTTCAGTCTTTCCTAAAACtttaaatattcttttttcaCAGTGATGATATGCTGTATCCTTCTATGACCTTTTGTGGTTAGAACTATTTATTAAGAGATGGCAACCTTTTAATAAGACTCTTACTGAGTTACCAATTGAGGGGGTTGAGAGAGGAGGGTtaattcttttattattaaatatattcttattattaattattttttattatttttattatatttttttgatatgttttttatttttacttctagATTGTcattattttatcctttattttgtgttttaccaTGTGTGTATCATTTTATTGTATGATACATGTATATTTTCTTTGTTGAATATGAAAATTTTTTACTGTATGCTGGTCTGCTTTTTCCGTGATGTTCTTGGCTAAAAAAACGGGGCTATATAAACTACagtcattattattatgatgttattatgacACTATGACACTATCACTGAACATCAAAGCCTTGCCATTATTAAGCTAGCGCTGAGATAAGATTAAGAGTGGGTGAAAGCTTACAGGGATAGGGCATGCGGAACCACGGAGCCTGGGACATTATCTCCCCCCGAGCATCAGTGCGAGCCTTGTAGCCGTACTGCGATGGGTCATTTGGCAGCACGTCCGTCAGCGTGAGAATATAACACACAAGCCACACCAGCATGATCGCCATGATGATCTGCCGAAAGCAACAGAAACGAGCAAACACACACTGAAGAAACAGAGACACTCAACCCTGCAATCAGTCATGAAAGGGAGTGTGAAGAGGGCTGCTTGGAAGCAGATCTCCACAGCTGTAATTAGGATCTGATATGATTGGATTTATTACTGGGTCAAAGTGACACAGAACAGATTAACATTCAGGAACACCATGTCGCTAATGATTCATACCGGAAACATCTTGAATATCTGGAAGCGAGTGATGTGACAGCCCTTATGTCGGGAATAAAATGGAAAGGGGAAGGCCCAGTTCCTCAGATACTGAGCAAACAGCACAATTAAGAAGATGCACCTAAatcaacacaaaacacacacacacacacacacacatacgattATACACACAAACAGATGGACTTATTAAAATTCAGAACCATACAGAAGAAAAGAACAGTGTGTGACATTTACGGGATCGCCACtgcatattaaaaataaatgattccaTAAAAAAGTTGGCACACTGTAACATGTAAATAGccattaataaaaacagaatgcactGATTTGATAATCTCATAGACCCACATTTTTGAACAATAGAACATgaaacacatatcagatgttgaaagtttATTAtttcatgaaaatgtttttttttaactcatttaGAATTAAGGGATGTGTTGCAACACATCTCAAAAACATTAGGACTGGGCAACAAAGGGCTGGAAACAACTGGAAACAGCTGGAGGAGCAATTTGAAACTTATTgacatgactgggtataaaaaagtacattttagagAGACAAAGTCTCTCAGACGCAAATATAAGTATAGGTTGATCAatctgcaaaaaataataataataaaactataaaatatttaatagcatattccaccatctacagtacataatatcatgCACTAAAGAGGAGAGGCACCATGCAGCTTGTTATCAGTgcataaaaaaaaagcatgcatcTCTGATGGTACGACATGGTACTAGTCCTTATGGTCTTGGCAGCTTATACATCTAGAGAGCCACTACCAATGGTTTTAGAACAATAACTGCTTCAGTTCAGATAATGTCATTTATTGGTAAGACCTTGCATATTTTAGCAAGACACTgataaaccacatgctgcacctTTCCAAACAGCATGGCTTCAAATCCACACATATTTTCAATTCAAATCCACCAAAGAAGACCCAGTACTGTTGAGCAGCTAGTAATTGGACCATTACTCTCCCAAAACTCTAGCTTTTGGTCTCTTCACTTCCTCACTACCTTTACAGACTGATGTTTAAAGAAGAGGGGATGTTTCACGATGGTAGACATGGCCCTGTCCCAATTGTTTTTGAGATGCAATGGTGCTAATGATTTTAATATAATGGCTCACTTTCAACATCTGCTATGTGCTTTATGtcctattgtaaaaaaaaaaaatatatatatatatatatatatatatatatatatatatatatatgtatatgcattgtattttttttttacatttatttgttcattttttagaACTGCAGTTGTTATGTAGTattgaaaattataataattaatttttagTATTTAAGGTAAGATTTATCTCGCTATGATCACTATGAGAGTTTTATATTTATAGAGTGTCATGACCGAACCAACTCACAAGTACTATGTATTAGAAACAGAAGCGGTAATAAAGGTGTCAATcattaaaaaagcatttacaGATTAAGCTGAAAGCTAGACCTCCTTACAGCAGAGAGAGGCCCCAGTGGCTGCCTGCTCGCTCTCCTGCAGTCTGGAAGACGGACAGGCCTATAAGAGACACAGTGGGGGTGACGGTCAGGGGTCCAATGGAGTTCAGCAGGAGCCCAGGGAGTCCCACAAACCCAATGACCACCTCTACAAGACTGGATATGATAATGGCCCCCTGGATCTGTAGACCAAACGAAAACCAACAAGGAGTGGGCTGGATTCACTTATTCGAGGATTTCAACTGCATTCAGTTCACTTTGATTTATTCAGAAGTTTTTCTATAGCTTTACAGAAATTCAGGTCAAAGTCCATAATGAGGGTTCAAGTAAAGCTAATCAGCAGGAAATTCCAATTAAAGCTATTACAATCAATCAAATCCCACTGTATTCTATTCCAAAATCAATACTTAATAATTTTCCATTAGCCAGTGTATGAGAACTATTCACTTTTTA comes from Astyanax mexicanus isolate ESR-SI-001 chromosome 17, AstMex3_surface, whole genome shotgun sequence and encodes:
- the slc23a1 gene encoding solute carrier family 23 member 1 gives rise to the protein MGPAEPVHTSSLCEGPVKHSDKAAEPEFSPLDGSMQAEAQDQPNEGPKNPGGAHTQTPGFDMIYRIEDVPPWYLCVLLGLQHYLTCFSGTIAVPFLLADAMCVGRDQYTVSQLVGTIFTCVGITTLIQTTFGVRLPLFQASAFAFLIPAKAILGLERWKCPPEEEIYGDWSLPLNTTHIWYPRIREIQGAIIISSLVEVVIGFVGLPGLLLNSIGPLTVTPTVSLIGLSVFQTAGERAGSHWGLSLLCIFLIVLFAQYLRNWAFPFPFYSRHKGCHITRFQIFKMFPIIMAIMLVWLVCYILTLTDVLPNDPSQYGYKARTDARGEIMSQAPWFRMPYPCQWGLPTVTIAGVLGMFSATLAGIVESIGDYYACARLSGAPPPPVHAINRGIFTEGVCCIIAGLLGTGNGSTSSSPNIGVLGITKVGSRRVVQYGALIMFLLGTIGKFTALFASLPDPVLGGMFCTLFGMITAVGLSNLQSVDLNSSRNLFVLGFSMFSGLMLPNYLETHPGSIKTGVPELDQILTVLLTTEMFVGGFLGFILDNTIPGTAKERGLIEWKADSSSDIGGVTSNTYNFPVGMGLVRRLGCLRYLPICPTFQGFKPCCRRKSLCEEQDLRDGEGVARSTPESLTTKV